The genomic segment GTACAGGTATAACAAGAGCATACATCGTGAACACATTCAAATGCTTGGATCATAGCATTGATATTGCCGGTGCATTCAACACTGCGGTCAACCCCACCATTGGTCATCTCAGCAAGTACCTAAAGCATCATAACATTGGTATTACGATCAAGTACAACACGAGCATCACAATTTACTGCCTCAGGTGATGAAACAAACCTCCTGCACTGGCTTGTTGTGGTCTTTTGGGTTCACAAATTCAGTGCAACCGAATTTTTTAGCTGAAAATGGAAAAATAGTCAAATACATAATAAGCTTACCTTATCAAAGCCACATATTGAACTGGTGAGTTGGTAAAATCATAAGGTACCTTCTTCAAATCTGTTGGGGTTCAGGTCAACACCAATGATCCTAGATGCTCCTGCTATCCTTGCACCTTCTGCAGCCTAATCATGGAAATACGTAGGGTGGTCAGATGCAAACCCAACACAATCTGGTTGCAATTGAATGGCATGTACAAGAGAGAACTTTCAGCACTCACAGCAAGGCCAACAGCTCCTAGACCGAATATAGCCACTGTTGaaccctttggtggttttgCAACATTGATCGATGCACCAAGACCTATAGAGAGAAATGATAACTCAGCATCTCGAGATATATCTTAACATGCATGCTGAAACAATACTAAATCAACTTACCAGTAGAAATACCACAGCTAAGAATACAGACTTTATCAAGTGGCGCCTCAGGGTTGATCTTTGCCACACAACCAACATGCATGACAGTGTATTCGCTGAAAGTGGAAGTACCAACAAAATGGTAAATAGGCTTCCCATTGATGGAAAACCGCGATTTCCCATCGCCAATCATGACACCCCGATCAGTGTTGATCCTGAGCAGATCACACATGTTGCTCTCTGCTGACTTGCAATGGGCGCACTCCTTGCACTCCCCAGTGAACACAGGGAGGACATGGTCACCAGGGGCAACGTCAGTCACACCCTCTCCAACACTCTCCACAATGCTGTCAACATAAATCAGCTTAAGGGGTGATAGAATAAACAAAGTTTGACTCGGAAAAATCTAAACAAAAGTTCTACATAAGTGTTATCCAAGAAAAACTGAATTAGGAAATAACAAACAAGTCGACGAAAGGACCACACAGCTTCTAATCGTACATGTATTTGTCAACTAAAAATACTAAATTAGTTGAAGACTGCTTCTGGTAATGCTCCTAAGTCTATCAAAGTCCAGTGGCAGAACCATCTGACTTACACACGAAATAAAATTCAGCCATTGACATATTATTTGACACAGAAAAAGAATATTTCTTATAATTCTTTCACATGTTCTCCTGATTACATCAAACAGATCATTCCACTTCTAgtcagggttcaaaaaactgtcggtaaccgcccaaaaatcgcggttaccgaccttctcggttcggtccggtttcagaaaccgaacggtaaccgaaatttgaattcaaaaaattcgaaaaaaaaaatcaaaacaaattcaaaacaaatcttaaaaaaaactagacacaattctaagaccttctgtgaaaacatttttcaaaaataatgtcgtttgcatcatattctatagggagaaagtttgaaaaaaatgaaaataattgaagcgtgcggctcagttattaactcacgttaagaaaaagtataacatgcaaacacatatttttcttgtataaaaagtattttaagagaatctttaaaattgatttcactttatttagagttttattaaattctctatgatttttacaaagttcacaagcataaagtgaatatgttaagaaacagcactgtaattaactttttcatgtctactattattttttctacgtaaatcatagtataaataagctaatgaatgtggtttcactaatttttgaggtgtgatgggtcagttatgaattaatctagtcgcaacacatttacacaatcatgcatgttacaataactaattcatgagttcatgtatttttaaaagatataggatcctgtaataaaactaacaaaattagtttcatgatttttggattagcatagagtaaactatgtatttaacttggtttaacaaataaaatttctcacagaaaattttgaagttttttatgagtataaatacttttatcatgtagatcatgttacaagc from the Phragmites australis chromosome 19, lpPhrAust1.1, whole genome shotgun sequence genome contains:
- the LOC133900067 gene encoding alcohol dehydrogenase 1-like, whose translation is MATAGQVIKCKAAVSWEAGKPLSIEEVEVAPPQAMEVRIKILFTSLCHTDVFFWEAKGQTPVFPRIFGHEAGGIVESVGEGVTDVAPGDHVLPVFTGECKECAHCKSAESNMCDLLRINTDRGVMIGDGKSRFSINGKPIYHFVGTSTFSEYTVMHVGCVAKINPEAPLDKVCILSCGISTGLGASINVAKPPKGSTVAIFGLGAVGLAAAEGARIAGASRIIGVDLNPNRFEEAKKFGCTEFVNPKDHNKPVQEVLAEMTNGGVDRSVECTGNINAMIQAFECVHDGWGVAVLVGVPHKDAEFKTHPMNFLNERTLKGTFFGNFKPRTDLPNVVELYMKKELELEKFITHTISFAEINKAFDLMAKGEGIRCIIRMDN